One window from the genome of Clostridia bacterium encodes:
- a CDS encoding F0F1 ATP synthase subunit alpha, which translates to MSIRPEEISAVIKRQIQQADLGTELAEVGTVLNVGDGIARIYGLRDAMAGELLEFSNGVYGMALNLEEDSVGAVLMGPETGIKEGDTVKRTGRVVEVPVGEALIGRVVNALGQPIDGKGPIETTETRPVESPAPGVIQRQNVKEPLQTGQKIVDALVPIGRGQRELIIGDRSTGKTALVVDTILNQKGQDVICIYVGIGQKASTIAQVVRTLEQHGAMEYSIVVSATASEPAPLQYLAPYTGCAMGEYFMYKGKHALVVYDDLSKHAVAYRAMSLLLRRPPGREAYPGDVFYLHSRLLERAAKLSDELGGGSLTALPIIETQAGDVSAYIPTNVISITDGQIFLETDLFFAGIRPAMNVGISVSRVGGDAQIKAMRQVAGTLRLDLAQYRELAAFAQFGSDLDKATQARLARGQRMVELLKQPQYQPMPVEEQVASIYAGTKGYLDDLPVERVQEFERGLLSFLRAERPEILKAIREEKQISDATETKLREAIETFKKGFVGSER; encoded by the coding sequence ATGAGCATTCGACCGGAGGAGATCAGTGCGGTCATCAAGCGGCAGATCCAGCAGGCCGACCTCGGCACCGAACTCGCCGAAGTCGGCACCGTGCTGAACGTCGGCGACGGCATCGCGCGCATCTACGGCCTGCGCGACGCCATGGCCGGCGAGCTGCTGGAGTTCTCGAACGGCGTGTACGGCATGGCGCTGAACCTTGAGGAGGACAGCGTCGGCGCCGTGTTGATGGGCCCGGAGACGGGCATCAAGGAAGGCGACACCGTCAAGCGCACGGGCCGCGTCGTCGAGGTCCCGGTGGGCGAGGCGCTCATCGGCCGCGTCGTCAACGCGCTCGGCCAGCCGATCGACGGCAAGGGCCCGATCGAGACGACGGAGACGCGGCCGGTGGAGTCGCCCGCGCCGGGCGTCATCCAGCGCCAGAACGTGAAAGAGCCGCTGCAGACGGGCCAGAAGATCGTCGACGCGCTCGTGCCCATCGGCCGCGGCCAGCGCGAGCTGATCATCGGCGACCGCTCCACGGGGAAGACGGCGCTGGTCGTCGACACGATCCTGAACCAGAAGGGCCAGGACGTCATCTGCATCTACGTCGGCATCGGCCAGAAGGCCTCCACCATCGCGCAGGTGGTGCGCACGCTGGAGCAGCACGGCGCCATGGAGTACTCCATCGTGGTCTCCGCGACCGCTTCGGAGCCGGCGCCGCTGCAGTACCTCGCCCCGTACACCGGCTGCGCGATGGGCGAGTACTTCATGTACAAGGGCAAGCACGCGCTCGTGGTCTACGACGACCTCTCCAAGCACGCCGTGGCCTACCGCGCGATGTCCCTGCTCCTCCGCCGCCCGCCGGGGCGCGAGGCGTATCCGGGCGACGTGTTCTACCTGCACTCGCGGCTCCTGGAGCGCGCCGCCAAGCTCAGCGACGAACTCGGGGGCGGAAGCCTGACGGCGCTGCCGATCATCGAGACCCAGGCCGGCGACGTCTCGGCCTACATCCCGACCAACGTCATTTCCATCACGGACGGCCAGATCTTCCTTGAGACGGACCTCTTCTTCGCGGGCATCCGGCCGGCGATGAACGTCGGCATCTCGGTCTCGCGCGTCGGCGGCGACGCGCAGATCAAGGCGATGCGGCAGGTCGCCGGCACCCTGCGCCTCGACCTGGCCCAGTACCGCGAGCTCGCGGCCTTCGCACAGTTCGGCTCCGACCTCGACAAGGCCACGCAGGCCCGCCTGGCCCGCGGCCAGCGCATGGTCGAGCTTCTCAAGCAGCCGCAGTACCAGCCGATGCCCGTGGAGGAGCAGGTGGCTTCGATCTACGCGGGCACGAAGGGGTACCTCGACGACCTCCCCGTCGAGCGGGTGCAGGAGTTCGAGCGCGGCCTGCTGAGCTTCCTCCGGGCGGAGCGGCCGGAGATCCTCAAGGCCATCCG